One region of Cuculus canorus isolate bCucCan1 chromosome 6, bCucCan1.pri, whole genome shotgun sequence genomic DNA includes:
- the FZD5 gene encoding frizzled-5, whose amino-acid sequence MGGRGLPLLLGLPLLLGLPAAGRAASKALVCQEITVPMCKGIGYNLTYMPNQFNHDTQDEAGLEVHQFWPLVEIQCSPDLRFFLCSMYTPICLPDYTKPLPPCRSVCERAKAGCSPIMQQYGFAWPERMSCDRLPVLGDTEVLCMGYNRTEATTLPPFFGKPTRPARDAGKMLTPLGGQRSSGSDCSQACKCKAPLVPVSKESHPLYNRIRTGQVPNCAIPCYQPYFTQDEKTFATFWIGLWSILCFLSTSTTVATFLIDMERFKYPERPIIFLSACYLFVSLGYIVRLVAGHANVACNPEHHHIHYETTGPALCTVVFLLLYFFGMASSIWWVILSLTWFLAAGMKWGNEAIASYAQYFHLAAWLIPSAKSIAVLALSSVDGDSVAGVCYVGNQSLENLRGFVLAPLVVYLFTGSLFLLAGFVSLFRIRSVIKQGGTKTDKLEKLMIRIGIFTVLYTVPATIVIACYIYEQHNREAWERAHNCSCPGDPHRPKPDYAVFMLKYFMCLVVGITSGVWIWSGKTLESWRRFTARCCRARKPAGASVYGEASPALVGRTVLPSMASYPKQVPLSHV is encoded by the coding sequence ATGGGCGGCCGGGGACTGccgctgctgctggggctgccgctgctgctggggctgccggCGGCGGGGCGCGCCGCCTCCAAGGCGCTGGTGTGCCAGGAGATCACGGTGCCGATGTGCAAGGGCATCGGCTACAACCTCACCTACATGCCCAACCAGTTCAACCACGACACGCAGGACGAGGCCGGGCTGGAGGTGCACCAGTTCTGGCCGCTGGTGGAGATCCAGTGCTCCCCGGACCTGCGGTTCTTCCTGTGCAGCATGTACACCCCCATCTGCCTGCCCGACTACACCAAGCCGCTGCCCCCGTGCCGCTCGGTCTGCGAGCGGGCCAAGGCGGGCTGCTCGCCCATCATGCAGCAGTATGGCTTCGCCTGGCCCGAGAGGATGAGCTGCGACCGCCTGCCCGTGCTGGGGGACACCGAGGTGCTTTGCATGGGCTACAACCGCACCGAAGCCACCACCTTGCCGCCTTTCTTCGGGAAGCCCACGCGCCCGGCCAGGGACGCGGGCAAGATGCTGACGCCGCTGGGCGGGCAGCGTTCCTCGGGCTCCGACTGCAGCCAGGCTTGCAAGTGCAAAGCGCCCCTGGTCCCCGTCTCCAAGGAGTCCCACCCGCTGTACAACCGCATCAGGACCGGGCAGGTGCCCAACTGCGCCATCCCCTGCTACCAGCCCTACTTCACCCAGGACGAGAAGACCTTTGCCACCTTCTGGATCGGCCTCTGGTCcatcctctgcttcctctccacctccaccaccgTGGCTACCTTCCTCATCGACATGGAGCGCTTCAAGTACCCCGAGCGCCCCATCAtcttcctctctgcttgctACCTCTTCGTCTCCCTGGGCTACATCGTGCGGCTGGTGGCAGGACACGCCAACGTGGCTTGCAACCCAGAGCACCACCACATCCACTACGAAACTACGGGCCCTGCCCTCTGCACTGtggtatttcttcttctctactTCTTCGGCATGGCCAGCTCCATCTGGTGGGTCATCTTGTCCCTCACCTGGTTCCTGGCAGCTGGCATGAAGTGGGGCAATGAGGCCATCGCTAGCTATGCGCAGTACTTCCACCTGGCTGCCTGGCTCATTCCCAGTGCCAAATCCATCGCTGTGCTGGCACTTAGCTCTGTGGATGGTGACTCGGTGGCTGGGGTTTGCTATGTGGGCAACCAGAGCCTGGAGAACCTGCGGGGCTTCGTGCTGGCACCGCTGGTGGTTTATCTTTTCACTGGCAGCCTCTTCCTGCTGGCTGGTTTCGTCTCACTCTTTCGCATCCGCAGTGTGATCAAGCAGGGCGGCACCAAGActgacaagctggagaagctgaTGATCCGCATCGGCATCTTCACCGTGCTCTACACCGTGCCTGCCACCATCGTCATTGCCTGCTACATCTACGAGCAGCACAATCGAGAGGCGTGGGAGCGGGCACATAACTGCTCCTGCCCGGGGGACCCCCACCGCCCCAAGCCCGACTATGCCGTCTTCATGCTCAAGTACTTCATGTGCCTTGTGGTGGGCATCACCTCTGGTGTCTGGATCTGGTCCGGCAAGACACTGGAGTCCTGGAGGCGCTTCACAGCTCGCTGCTGCCGGGCCAGGAAGCCCGCGGGTGCCTCCGTGTATGGTGAAGCCAGTCCGGCGCTCGTTGGCAGGACGGTGTTGCCCAGCATGGCTTCCTACCCCAAACAGGTCCCACTGTCCCACGTGTGA